One part of the Streptomyces ferrugineus genome encodes these proteins:
- a CDS encoding endonuclease/exonuclease/phosphatase family protein, with the protein MVQVDTAKQTGQEGAGRRDTGAAPWRAGIRRAILICSRPGPWKRGLVLAALALLLGLLLLLHGQITNRGGLGSLVETFLPWFGVFIPVLLAGALWRRSASAVAALLLPVVVWLSLFGGLLGDKSHPGSDLTVATHNVGAENPDPVGTARDLAASGADVLALVELASQARGTYEKELAQAYPYHTVLGTVGLWSKLPLSDTRPVDIDTDYGPLADTKPADVKLAYARALRATVATDQGPLAVYVAHLGSVRVFPRQGFWTDSRDRGAEPLAEAVAAEQNKRVVLLGDLNGTMDDRAFADITSQLRSAQEVAGDGFGFTWPARFPVARIDQILVRGVEPKSSWVLPATGSDHLPVAAGISW; encoded by the coding sequence ATGGTGCAGGTCGACACGGCGAAGCAGACCGGCCAGGAGGGTGCCGGCCGCCGAGACACCGGCGCCGCTCCCTGGCGCGCGGGCATCCGCCGGGCGATCCTGATCTGCTCCCGGCCGGGGCCCTGGAAGCGCGGCCTGGTGCTCGCGGCGCTGGCGTTGCTGCTCGGCCTGCTCCTGCTGCTGCACGGGCAGATCACGAACCGCGGGGGCCTCGGCAGTCTCGTCGAGACCTTCCTGCCGTGGTTCGGCGTGTTCATCCCGGTGCTGCTGGCCGGGGCGCTGTGGCGCCGCTCCGCCTCCGCGGTGGCCGCGCTGCTGCTACCGGTCGTGGTGTGGCTGAGCCTCTTCGGCGGGCTGCTCGGCGACAAGTCCCACCCCGGCAGCGACCTCACCGTCGCCACCCACAACGTCGGCGCCGAGAACCCCGACCCGGTCGGCACCGCCCGCGACCTCGCCGCGTCCGGTGCGGACGTGCTGGCTCTGGTGGAGCTGGCCTCGCAGGCCCGGGGCACGTACGAGAAGGAGCTGGCGCAGGCGTATCCGTACCACACGGTGCTCGGCACGGTCGGGCTGTGGAGCAAGCTGCCGCTGTCGGACACCCGGCCGGTCGACATCGACACGGACTACGGACCGCTGGCGGACACCAAGCCGGCCGACGTCAAGCTGGCCTATGCCCGGGCCCTGCGCGCCACGGTGGCCACGGACCAGGGCCCGCTTGCGGTGTATGTGGCCCACCTGGGATCCGTGCGCGTCTTCCCCAGGCAAGGCTTCTGGACCGACAGCCGCGACCGCGGCGCGGAGCCGCTCGCGGAGGCCGTCGCCGCCGAGCAGAACAAGCGGGTGGTGCTGCTCGGCGACCTGAACGGCACCATGGACGACCGCGCGTTCGCCGACATCACCTCCCAGCTGCGCTCGGCCCAGGAGGTGGCCGGGGACGGCTTCGGCTTCACCTGGCCGGCGCGGTTCCCGGTGGCGCGGATCGACCAGATCCTGGTCAGGGGTGTGGAGCCGAAGAGCTCGTGGGTGCTGCCGGCCACGGGCAGCGATCACCTGCCGGTGGCGGCCGGGATCAGTTGGTGA
- a CDS encoding M15 family metallopeptidase domain-containing protein, with the protein MRRIHRLLAVGLVVVTASITSVLAYQLLKSSSSLPLSTASPLNSLHREPREAPPGESGGVVPDGVTVFDDETPAVANLDPALLLREAVSQYGSEDEAARWVATAQTSPHVSGDAVDLGHSDATAWLYELRPEAIDHGCPRMYADPTQDPRTQQ; encoded by the coding sequence ATGCGTCGAATACACCGGCTCCTTGCCGTCGGCCTGGTCGTCGTCACGGCATCGATCACCTCAGTCCTCGCCTATCAGCTCCTGAAATCCTCGTCCTCCCTGCCCTTATCGACCGCGTCACCCTTGAATTCCCTTCACCGAGAGCCCCGCGAGGCGCCGCCCGGAGAGTCCGGCGGTGTCGTCCCCGACGGCGTGACGGTCTTCGATGACGAGACTCCGGCCGTGGCCAACCTCGATCCGGCTTTGCTCCTCCGCGAGGCGGTCTCCCAGTACGGGTCCGAGGACGAGGCCGCCCGATGGGTGGCCACCGCGCAGACGTCCCCTCACGTCTCGGGCGACGCGGTCGACCTCGGGCACTCCGATGCGACGGCATGGCTGTACGAGCTACGCCCCGAAGCGATCGATCACGGCTGCCCGCGTATGTATGCCGACCCCACCCAGGACCCGAGGACGCAACAGTGA
- a CDS encoding Lrp/AsnC family transcriptional regulator, whose translation MTTFSPDATDWRILDVLQREGRASFAELARAVSMSASAVTERVRRLEEAGVIQGYAAVVDPERLGLPILAFVRLRYPNGNYKPFHDLVAATPEILEAHHVTGDDCFVIKVTARSMRHLEEVSGKIGTLGSVTTSVVYSSPLPRRPLGQ comes from the coding sequence ATGACCACGTTTTCCCCGGACGCCACCGACTGGCGCATTCTCGACGTCCTCCAGCGCGAGGGCCGCGCCAGCTTCGCCGAGCTGGCACGTGCCGTGTCCATGTCCGCGAGCGCGGTCACGGAGCGGGTGCGGCGGCTGGAGGAGGCCGGCGTCATCCAGGGGTACGCCGCCGTGGTGGACCCCGAGCGACTCGGACTCCCGATCCTGGCGTTCGTCCGCCTGCGCTACCCCAACGGCAACTACAAGCCCTTCCATGACCTGGTCGCTGCCACACCGGAGATCCTGGAGGCCCACCACGTCACGGGCGACGACTGCTTCGTGATCAAGGTCACGGCCCGCTCGATGCGGCACCTGGAGGAGGTCTCCGGCAAGATCGGCACACTGGGCTCGGTGACGACGAGCGTGGTCTACTCGTCACCGCTGCCGAGGCGCCCGCTGGGTCAGTGA
- a CDS encoding response regulator transcription factor, with translation MRVLIVEDEPYMAEAIRDGLRLEAIAADIAGDGDTALELLGINTYDIAVLDRDIPGPSGDEVAKRIVASGSGLPILMLTAADRLDDKASGFGLGADDYLTKPFELQELALRLRALDRRRAHSRPPVREIAGLRLDPFRREVYRDGRYVALTRKQFAVLEVLVAAEGGVVSAEELLERAWDANADPFTNAVRITVSALRKRLGEPWIIATVPGVGYRIDTQPEAGDEAGDKGGDEGGDRG, from the coding sequence ATGCGTGTGTTGATTGTCGAGGACGAGCCCTATATGGCGGAGGCCATCCGCGACGGCCTGCGTCTGGAGGCGATCGCAGCCGATATCGCAGGTGACGGCGACACCGCTCTGGAACTGCTCGGCATCAACACCTACGACATCGCCGTCCTCGACCGCGACATCCCCGGTCCGTCCGGTGACGAGGTCGCCAAACGCATCGTCGCCTCCGGCAGCGGCTTGCCGATCCTCATGCTCACCGCGGCCGACCGTCTCGACGACAAGGCCTCGGGGTTCGGACTGGGCGCCGACGACTACCTCACGAAACCCTTCGAACTCCAGGAACTCGCGCTCCGGCTCAGAGCACTCGACCGCAGACGCGCCCACAGCAGGCCTCCCGTGCGAGAGATCGCAGGACTGCGGCTCGACCCGTTCCGCAGAGAGGTCTACCGGGACGGCCGCTACGTGGCGCTGACCAGGAAGCAGTTCGCCGTACTCGAAGTCCTCGTCGCCGCCGAAGGCGGTGTCGTCAGCGCCGAAGAGCTGCTGGAGCGGGCGTGGGACGCGAACGCCGACCCGTTCACCAACGCCGTGCGCATCACCGTCTCGGCCCTGCGCAAGCGGCTCGGCGAACCCTGGATCATCGCCACCGTGCCCGGTGTCGGGTACCGCATCGACACGCAGCCAGAGGCCGGAGACGAGGCCGGAGACAAGGGCGGAGACGAGGGCGGAGACCGTGGATAG
- a CDS encoding sensor histidine kinase, which produces MDRAPGPSVRLKLTLSYAGFLMLAGALLLVAVGAFLLRQGWWQTNAAGAVKATPGTLFLRGFAPTAAAVLVFLLVFGLLGGWILAGRMLAPLTRITDATRTATDGSLSHRIRLPGRKDEFRELADAFDTMLTRLEAHVAEQRRFAANASHELRTPLAVSKTLLDVARTDPNQDTGELIQRLYAVNTRAIDLTEALLLISRADQRSFPREHVDLSLMAEEATETLLPLAEKHGVTIETSGDFAPTIGSQTLLLQLTTNLVHNAIVHNLPEQGTVWVRTGVRPRTVVLTVENTGEKLSTRLASTLTEPFQRGTERIHTDHAGVGLGLAIVKTITQAHDGTLTLTPRPAGGIRITVELPKGGSGSPLPQRRH; this is translated from the coding sequence GTGGATAGGGCGCCTGGGCCGAGCGTCCGCCTCAAGCTCACCCTCAGCTATGCCGGATTCCTCATGCTCGCCGGTGCCCTGCTGCTCGTCGCCGTGGGAGCGTTCCTCCTGCGACAGGGGTGGTGGCAGACCAATGCGGCGGGGGCGGTGAAAGCAACTCCCGGCACCCTCTTCCTGCGCGGCTTCGCCCCGACGGCGGCCGCGGTACTGGTGTTCCTGCTGGTGTTCGGCCTGTTGGGAGGATGGATCCTCGCCGGCCGTATGCTCGCCCCCCTGACCCGGATCACGGACGCCACCCGCACGGCCACGGACGGATCGCTCTCCCACCGCATCCGCCTTCCGGGCCGCAAGGACGAGTTCCGGGAACTCGCCGACGCCTTCGACACGATGCTCACACGGCTTGAAGCGCACGTCGCCGAGCAGCGCAGATTCGCGGCCAACGCCTCGCACGAGCTGCGCACCCCGCTGGCGGTCTCGAAGACGCTTCTCGACGTGGCCCGCACCGATCCGAACCAGGACACCGGCGAACTCATCCAGCGCCTGTACGCCGTCAACACCCGGGCGATCGACCTCACCGAAGCGCTGCTCCTGATCAGCCGCGCCGACCAGCGATCCTTCCCCCGAGAACACGTCGACCTGTCCCTCATGGCGGAAGAAGCCACCGAGACACTCCTGCCCCTCGCGGAGAAGCACGGCGTCACCATCGAGACCAGCGGCGACTTCGCTCCCACGATCGGATCGCAGACGCTCCTGCTTCAGCTCACCACGAACCTCGTGCACAACGCGATCGTCCACAACCTGCCCGAACAGGGCACCGTGTGGGTCCGCACCGGCGTCCGGCCCAGGACCGTGGTGCTCACCGTCGAGAACACCGGTGAGAAGCTCAGCACGCGGCTGGCGTCGACCCTCACCGAACCGTTCCAGCGCGGCACCGAACGCATCCACACCGACCACGCGGGCGTCGGCCTCGGGCTGGCCATCGTCAAGACCATCACCCAGGCACACGACGGAACGCTCACCCTCACCCCGCGCCCCGCCGGCGGGATCCGCATCACCGTGGAACTGCCCAAGGGCGGGTCGGGGTCGCCGCTGCCGCAGCGACGTCACTGA
- a CDS encoding immunity 21 family protein, with protein MVRYAEPGAVEWIESGGGPLIAVPETVLPFWAGADGDETASDYDRACEVDGFVGLLPVGDSAALVFGDEPASTSYLPDHGTFVRWCAADSEAELLARVPAALATADWGHEVRWTVPGTVVLFDSAWPGPETERTEHLRVALEPGPYAVRAAQAQPGPETWLGLVQLRRLPH; from the coding sequence ATGGTGAGATACGCGGAGCCGGGCGCGGTGGAGTGGATCGAGTCGGGCGGCGGCCCCCTGATAGCCGTACCGGAGACGGTGCTGCCGTTCTGGGCGGGCGCCGACGGTGACGAGACGGCCTCGGACTACGACCGCGCCTGCGAGGTCGACGGATTCGTCGGACTGCTGCCCGTGGGCGACAGCGCGGCGCTGGTCTTCGGTGACGAGCCCGCCTCGACCTCCTATCTGCCCGACCACGGCACCTTCGTACGGTGGTGCGCGGCCGATTCCGAGGCGGAACTGCTGGCCCGGGTCCCGGCCGCGCTCGCCACCGCGGACTGGGGGCACGAGGTGCGCTGGACGGTGCCGGGCACGGTCGTGCTGTTCGACTCGGCCTGGCCCGGACCGGAGACGGAGCGGACCGAGCATCTGCGGGTGGCCCTGGAGCCGGGGCCGTACGCGGTCCGCGCCGCCCAGGCGCAGCCCGGCCCCGAGACCTGGCTGGGGCTCGTCCAGCTCCGTCGGCTGCCGCACTGA
- a CDS encoding rhodanese-like domain-containing protein, translated as MTHAAASATASAAVTAHPAHPAHPVLRVAPAPPAEAAAHFRASLAFHADVSDVAAALAAGGDPGFVVVDSRSTESWDRGHIPGAIHLPTALVPEQAGQLLDRSVPVVTYCWGPGCNGATRAALALAELGYQVKEMLGGFEYWAREGFEYETWEGRERRPADPLTAPVDAENCGC; from the coding sequence ATGACACATGCCGCCGCCTCCGCCACCGCCTCCGCCGCGGTCACCGCCCATCCCGCCCATCCCGCCCATCCCGTCCTGCGCGTCGCGCCCGCCCCGCCCGCCGAGGCCGCCGCCCACTTCCGGGCGAGCCTCGCCTTTCACGCCGACGTGTCCGACGTCGCCGCCGCGCTCGCGGCCGGGGGCGATCCGGGGTTCGTCGTCGTGGACTCCCGTTCCACCGAGTCCTGGGACCGGGGCCACATCCCGGGCGCGATCCACCTGCCCACCGCCCTCGTCCCCGAACAGGCCGGGCAACTCCTCGACCGGTCCGTGCCCGTGGTGACGTACTGCTGGGGCCCCGGCTGCAACGGCGCGACCCGCGCCGCCCTCGCCCTCGCCGAACTCGGCTACCAGGTCAAGGAGATGCTCGGCGGCTTCGAGTACTGGGCGCGCGAGGGCTTCGAGTACGAGACCTGGGAGGGGCGCGAGCGGCGCCCCGCCGATCCGCTGACCGCGCCGGTCGACGCGGAGAACTGCGGCTGCTGA